The Brassica napus cultivar Da-Ae chromosome C7, Da-Ae, whole genome shotgun sequence genome has a segment encoding these proteins:
- the LOC106396534 gene encoding dof zinc finger protein DOF1.4-like gives MFGNCDQKKKMPSISSPNTIPLASMQSKNMIVAPSHKQQQQQQAHQPQPQLKCPRCDSSNTKFCYYNNYSLSQPRHFCKACKRYWTRGGTLRNVPVGGSYRKNKRVKRPATAASTVSKTTSSSPNHQISHFSSMNHHPMLYGLSDHVNSCNSLPMIPSRFNDSSKTSSSGLESEFFSSGFSGLGALGLGFPHHMSHDHTAINGGFIDNSTANKPFLLSGLFGSSVSSSSSNLVQHPHKPMNNGGEMMGQSHLQTLASLQDLHVGGNNEDVNKEGKLGQISGTISGFMSPSSLDPSNYNNIWNNASVVNGEWLDSTNNNVGSSLTSLI, from the exons ATGTTTGGCAATTgtgaccagaagaagaagatgcctAGCATCAGCTCTCCCAATACCATTCCActg GCGAGTATGCAGAGCAAGAACATGATTGTGGCTCCGTCTCAtaagcagcagcaacaacagcaaGCGCATCAACCGCAACCACAACTTAAATGCCCTCGTTGTGATTCTTCTAACACAAAGTTCTGTTACTACAACAACTACAGCCTCTCTCAGCCGCGGCACTTTTGCAAGGCTTGCAAGAGGTATTGGACACGAGGTGGGACCCTCCGTAACGTTCCCGTAGGCGGTAGCTACCGGAAAAATAAACGTGTGAAGCGGCCAGCAACCGCTGCCTCCACGGTCTCGAAGACTACTTCTTCATCCCCTAATCATCAGATCTCCCATTTCTCTTCCATGAATCATCATCCCATGCTCTATGGTTTATCAGATCATGTGAACAGTTGTAATAGTCTTCCAATGATTCCAAGCCGGTTCAATGATTCTTCAAAGACTTCATCAAGTGGTTTAGAGAGTGAGTTTTTCTCATCTGGTTTTAGTGGCCTAGGTGCTCTTGGTCTAGGGTTTCCACATCATATGAGTCATGACCACACCGCCATTAACGGTGGCTTCATCGACAACTCTACCGCAAACAAACCCTTTCTTCTCTCGGGGCTATTTGGGTCCTCGGTATCTTCATCTTCCTCTAATCTTGTCCAGCATCCACACAAACCCATGAACAATGGTGGTGAGATGATGGGACAATCCCATCTCCAAACCCTAGCATCCCTTCAAGATCTGCATGTTGGAGGTAACAATGAAGATGTGAACAAAGAAGGGAAGCTTGGTCAGATCTCAGGGACCATTAGTGGATTCATGTCACCATCCTCTTTAGATCCTTCAAACTACAACAACATATGGAATAATGCGAGTGTTGTCAATGGAGAATGGCTTGATTCGACAAATAATAACGTTGGATCCTCCCTTACCTCCTtgatataa
- the LOC106395640 gene encoding B3 domain-containing transcription factor LEC2-like produces MDNFLPFSSSNANSVQELSMDLNKNRSHFSMAQPQHLLPPYSYVACPVLDQTGAMNHQPLHSSDAFPQIPVVQTGGEFGYLVCKPGVRQERGGFLDPHSTKMARINRKKAMIRSRNNSNLNSSSNELVDSRRQVALTMKNNAEIAARKDFYRFSSFDNKKLRVLLVKHLKNSDVGSLGRIVLPKREAEGNLPELSDKEGMVLQMRDVDSVQSWSFKYKYWSNNKSRMYVLENTGEFVKKNGVLMGDYLTIYEDESKNLYFSIRKHPHKQNDGREDESMEVIEMNFYEDIMFDYIPNGEDDSIAMLLGNLNEHYPYPNDIMDLTVDLDQHQQATSSSPPADHMSSNDFLW; encoded by the exons ATGGATAACTTCTTGCCCTTTTCCTCTTCTAACGCAAACTCTGTCCAAGAACTCTCCATGGATCTTAACAAGAATCGCTCGCACTTCTCCATGGCGCAGCCTCAGCACTTGTTGCCGCCTTACTCGTACGTTGCATGTCCGGTACTTGATCAGACGGGGGCCATGAATCATCAGCCTCTTCACTCATCGGATGCTTTTCCTCAGATCCCGGTTGTGCAAACCGGAGGTGAATTCGGCTATTTGGTTTGTAAGCCCGGTGTGAGGCAGGAAAGAGGTGGATTTCTTGATCCACACTCGACTAAGATGGCTAGGATCAACAGGAAGAAGGCGATGATAAGATCAAGAAACAACTCTAACCTTAATTCTAGTTCGAATGAGTTGGTTGATTCAAGGAGACAAGTGGCTCTTACCATGAAAAATAATGCCGAGATTGCTGCTAGAAAAGATTTTTATCGATTCTCCTCATTCGATAACAAG AAACTTAGGGTTTTGTTGGTGAAGCACTTGAAGAACAGCGATGTTGGGTCACTTGGGAGGATTGTTCTACCAAAG AGAGAAGCAGAAGGAAATCTTCCGGAGCTATCTGATAAAGAAGGAATGGTATTACAGATGAGAGATGTTGACTCTGTGCAGTCTTGGTCTTTCAAATACAA GTACTGGTCCAATAACAAGAGCAGAATGTATGTCCTCGAAAACACAG GAGAATTTGTGAAGAAAAATGGAGTATTGATGGGAGACTATCTAACAATCTACGAGGACGAAAGCAAGAATCTC TACTTCTCCATCAGAAAGCACCCACACAAACAAAATGATGGAAGAGAGGATGAGTCAATGGAAGTCATCGAGATGAACTTCTATGAAGATATAATGTTTGATTACATACCAAATGGTGAAGACGATTCCATTGCAATGCTCCTCGGAAATCTAAACGAGCACTATCCCTACCCAAATGATATTATGGATCTCACTGTCGATCTTGATCAGCATCAGCAAGCCACCTCCTCGTCGCCACCTGCTGATCACATGAGCTCGAACGATTTCTTATGGTGA